In Yersinia enterocolitica subsp. enterocolitica, one DNA window encodes the following:
- the eco gene encoding serine protease inhibitor ecotin produces MKRLSIAITSLLMAASASTIAATEPPLNQQQPLEKIAPYPQAEKGMSRQVIFLEPQEDESRFKVELLIGKTIEVDCNRHMLGGNLETRTLSGWGFDYLVMDKISEPASTMMACPDNTRRPQFIAANLGDAAMQRYNSRLPIVVYVPQGVDVKYRIWEAGKDVRSAQVK; encoded by the coding sequence ATGAAAAGACTGTCAATCGCCATAACCAGCCTGTTAATGGCCGCCTCTGCCAGCACTATTGCCGCTACTGAGCCGCCACTTAATCAACAACAGCCGTTAGAAAAGATTGCGCCTTATCCTCAAGCTGAAAAAGGCATGAGCCGCCAGGTCATTTTCCTCGAGCCACAAGAAGACGAAAGCCGCTTCAAAGTTGAATTGCTGATCGGTAAAACCATTGAAGTTGACTGCAACCGCCATATGCTCGGTGGCAATCTGGAAACCAGAACCTTGTCTGGCTGGGGCTTTGACTATTTGGTGATGGATAAAATCTCCGAACCGGCCTCAACCATGATGGCTTGCCCGGATAACACCCGCCGTCCACAATTTATCGCCGCCAATCTGGGTGATGCCGCTATGCAGCGCTATAACAGCCGCTTGCCAATTGTGGTTTATGTACCGCAGGGCGTTGATGTGAAATACCGGATTTGGGAAGCAGGAAAAGACGTTAGAAGTGCGCAGGTGAAGTAA
- the nrdB gene encoding class Ia ribonucleoside-diphosphate reductase subunit beta has protein sequence MAYTTFSQNKNNQLLEPMFFGQSVNVARFDQQKHAIFEKLIEKQLSFFWRPEEIDVSRDRIDYNALPDHEKHIFISNLKYQTLLDSIQGRSPNVALLPLISIPELETWVETWSFSETIHSRSYTHIIRNIVNDPSIVFDDIVTNEEILKRAKDISAYYDDLIEMTSYYHLLGEGTHQVNGKPVVVNLRELKKQLYLCLMSVNALEAIRFYVSFACSFAFAERELMEGNAKIIKMIARDEALHLTGTQHILNLMRSGEDDPEMAEIAEECQQQCYDLFVLAAQQEKEWAEYLFRDGSMIGLNKEILCQYVEYITNIRMQAVGLGIPFNTRTNPIPWINSWLVSDNVQVAPQEVEVSSYLVGQIDSEVSADDLSDFEL, from the coding sequence ATGGCCTATACCACTTTTTCGCAAAATAAAAACAACCAGTTACTCGAACCGATGTTCTTTGGTCAATCCGTCAACGTGGCACGTTTCGACCAACAAAAACACGCTATTTTCGAAAAACTGATTGAGAAACAACTCTCGTTTTTCTGGCGTCCGGAAGAAATTGATGTTTCCCGCGATCGTATTGATTACAACGCCCTGCCAGATCACGAAAAACACATTTTTATCAGTAACCTGAAATACCAAACGTTGCTGGACTCCATTCAGGGCCGCAGCCCTAACGTCGCCCTGTTGCCGCTTATCTCTATCCCTGAGCTGGAAACCTGGGTTGAAACCTGGTCATTTTCAGAAACCATTCACTCACGTTCTTACACTCATATCATCCGTAATATCGTTAACGATCCGTCGATTGTTTTTGATGATATCGTGACCAACGAAGAGATCCTCAAACGCGCAAAAGATATCTCAGCCTATTATGACGATCTGATTGAGATGACCAGCTACTACCATCTGCTGGGGGAAGGTACTCATCAGGTCAATGGTAAACCCGTGGTGGTTAACCTGCGTGAACTGAAAAAGCAGCTTTATCTGTGTTTGATGAGTGTGAATGCGCTGGAAGCTATCCGTTTCTATGTCAGTTTCGCCTGCTCCTTTGCCTTTGCCGAGCGCGAACTGATGGAAGGTAATGCCAAAATCATCAAGATGATTGCCCGCGATGAAGCCCTGCATCTGACCGGTACTCAACATATTCTTAATCTGATGCGCAGCGGTGAAGACGATCCGGAAATGGCTGAAATTGCTGAAGAATGTCAGCAACAATGCTATGACCTGTTTGTTCTGGCCGCACAACAAGAGAAAGAGTGGGCAGAATATCTGTTCCGTGACGGCTCTATGATTGGTCTGAACAAAGAAATCCTGTGCCAATATGTGGAATATATTACCAATATCCGCATGCAAGCCGTGGGTCTGGGCATACCATTCAATACCCGCACCAACCCCATTCCGTGGATCAACTCTTGGTTAGTGTCTGATAACGTGCAAGTTGCGCCACAGGAAGTTGAAGTCAGCTCTTATCTGGTCGGTCAGATTGATTCAGAAGTCAGTGCTGATGACCTGAGTGATTTCGAGCTGTAA
- the yfaE gene encoding class I ribonucleotide reductase maintenance protein YfaE: MKSIIKLSTTGAQLNRPANSRNLLETLEYHQIPIEYQCRSGYCGSCRLRLLKGEVCYSQQPLAFIQAGEILPCCCQPKGDIEIEL, translated from the coding sequence ATGAAATCTATTATCAAGTTGAGCACCACCGGTGCTCAACTTAACCGCCCCGCGAACAGCCGTAACTTGCTAGAAACGCTTGAATATCATCAGATACCCATCGAATACCAATGCCGCTCTGGCTATTGCGGTTCTTGCCGCCTGCGCTTGCTCAAAGGCGAAGTGTGCTATTCGCAGCAACCTTTAGCTTTTATTCAGGCCGGCGAGATCCTGCCCTGTTGTTGTCAGCCAAAGGGCGATATTGAAATCGAGCTTTAA